In a genomic window of Gloeocapsopsis dulcis:
- a CDS encoding WbuC family cupin fold metalloprotein, translating to MTTSQYKCLTQDLLDDITQKARSSPRLRQNYNFHELGEKVQRFLNVLQPGTYVRPHRHRRNSEVNGFEFFLVLQGELGMLIMDETGQILNQERVSAQGDTRGVELAEGTYHTLVALAPDTIVLELKEGPYDPSTDKEFLDFPQEGTGAARELVTTWQSYFTDADGDRSII from the coding sequence GTGACAACTTCTCAATATAAATGTCTTACTCAAGATTTGTTAGATGATATTACTCAAAAAGCTCGTAGTAGTCCGAGATTACGGCAAAATTATAACTTTCACGAATTAGGTGAAAAAGTTCAACGATTTCTGAATGTTCTGCAACCTGGTACTTATGTCCGCCCGCATCGACATCGAAGAAATTCCGAAGTTAATGGTTTTGAGTTTTTCCTAGTACTGCAAGGAGAACTAGGTATGCTTATTATGGATGAAACAGGTCAAATTCTCAACCAAGAGCGAGTTAGTGCACAGGGTGATACGCGGGGTGTGGAACTTGCAGAGGGAACTTATCACACCCTGGTGGCATTGGCTCCAGATACTATAGTACTAGAACTCAAAGAAGGACCGTATGACCCTAGCACAGATAAAGAATTCTTAGATTTTCCTCAAGAAGGTACAGGCGCAGCTAGAGAATTAGTTACAACTTGGCAAAGTTATTTTACAGACGCTGACGGCGATCGCAGCATAATATAA
- a CDS encoding GNAT family N-acetyltransferase has translation MQVFLETPRLLLRDFTEKDADILYELDSDPDVIRFVNLGVIKGGIPSNIDYETIKNITLPKWLDYYEQYETYGFWAAIEKLSNEFIGWFHFRPASDNLFHFNLGFYDNSEIELGYRLKRAKWNQGYATEGSRALIHKGFSDLDTLKVVSMALATHTASIRVMEKVGLKFVGKYFHPEIQLEVVKYALHRSEYMITSKDNITKY, from the coding sequence ATGCAAGTTTTCCTGGAAACGCCGCGCTTACTTTTACGAGATTTTACTGAAAAGGATGCTGATATTTTATATGAACTTGACAGCGATCCTGATGTTATTCGCTTTGTCAATCTAGGAGTTATTAAAGGAGGAATTCCCAGTAATATAGATTATGAAACGATTAAAAACATAACTTTACCCAAGTGGCTTGATTACTATGAACAGTATGAGACTTATGGATTTTGGGCAGCAATAGAAAAGTTAAGTAACGAGTTTATTGGTTGGTTTCACTTTCGACCTGCGTCAGACAACTTATTTCATTTCAATTTAGGATTTTATGATAATTCAGAAATCGAATTGGGTTATCGCTTAAAAAGAGCTAAATGGAATCAAGGTTATGCAACAGAAGGTTCTAGAGCATTAATCCACAAAGGCTTTTCAGACTTAGATACACTAAAAGTTGTCTCAATGGCATTAGCAACTCATACAGCATCAATTCGGGTTATGGAAAAAGTAGGACTTAAGTTTGTCGGTAAATACTTTCACCCAGAAATTCAGCTAGAAGTCGTTAAATATGCATTGCACAGAAGTGAGTATATGATAACTTCTAAAGATAATATTACTAAGTACTGA
- a CDS encoding ABC transporter ATP-binding protein has protein sequence MNTEIKIKLNPLSTLKERETTSTLPVIQTYELRKVYRTGFWLNQKIESLKGCSLSVYQGETFSLLGPNGAGKTTLLKLLLGIIRPSGGRGVLLGQPLGDRICKQKIGYLPENAYYYDYLTGWEFLEMAAGLFQLPHALQRQRIPELLELVGLAQSVAKKKQLRQYSKGMLQRIGLAQALINDPEVVFLDEPMSGLDPIGRYQMRKIILSLRDLGKTIFFNSHILSEVEQICDRIAILAQGELICTGSLEELLGRPNTYSIKGQGGDQNMLHQWLHHLIVEPDGSWHGQLQGEPHEFLVSLHQTEAQLVAMNLSRLSLEEFFLQQLQQKA, from the coding sequence ATGAATACTGAAATAAAAATAAAGCTTAATCCATTATCTACCTTAAAAGAAAGAGAAACGACATCAACCTTGCCTGTCATCCAAACGTATGAACTTAGGAAAGTTTATCGTACGGGCTTTTGGTTAAATCAGAAAATAGAATCACTCAAAGGATGTTCTCTCAGTGTTTACCAAGGAGAAACCTTTAGTTTATTAGGACCAAATGGTGCTGGCAAGACAACTTTACTTAAGCTTTTATTGGGCATTATCCGCCCTTCTGGGGGACGGGGTGTTCTCTTAGGGCAGCCGTTAGGCGATCGCATCTGTAAACAAAAAATTGGCTATTTACCAGAAAATGCTTACTATTATGATTATTTAACAGGTTGGGAATTCTTAGAAATGGCTGCAGGGCTATTTCAACTTCCTCATGCACTACAGCGTCAGCGGATTCCTGAGTTACTTGAATTAGTGGGTTTAGCGCAGTCAGTCGCGAAGAAAAAACAACTGCGGCAGTATTCTAAGGGAATGTTACAGCGCATTGGATTGGCTCAAGCGCTGATTAACGATCCTGAAGTTGTCTTTTTAGATGAACCGATGTCTGGGCTTGATCCGATTGGACGCTACCAGATGCGGAAAATTATCTTATCGCTAAGAGATCTTGGTAAGACGATATTTTTCAATAGCCACATCTTGTCAGAAGTCGAACAAATCTGCGATCGCATTGCAATCTTGGCACAAGGTGAGTTGATTTGTACGGGTTCCCTAGAAGAACTTTTAGGCAGACCAAATACCTACAGTATCAAAGGACAAGGTGGCGATCAAAATATGCTACACCAATGGCTGCATCATCTGATTGTTGAGCCTGATGGTTCTTGGCACGGGCAATTACAAGGCGAACCCCACGAATTTTTGGTGAGTCTCCACCAGACTGAGGCTCAACTTGTCGCAATGAACTTATCTCGTCTTTCTTTAGAAGAGTTTTTCTTACAACAGCTACAGCAAAAAGCATGA
- a CDS encoding sulfite exporter TauE/SafE family protein, with protein MLPNSLTLSLGGLVAGILAGFLGIGGGTVLVPLMVALGYTPLQAVATSSLAIAITSISGSIQNWRMGYFDSHRVLYLGLPALFTAQIGVYLASKFASYQLLIAFGLLLLTNIYLVDLKKRLINLTNREPTHRINPAIARVCTGGAAGLLAGLFGVGGGVIMVPMQILLLGEPIKIAIQTSLGVIILTAISACLGHTLSNNVLFIQGTLLGIGGLLGVQFSTRILPKLPDNTVSIVFRLTLGLLSLYVFWQAWQILHS; from the coding sequence ATTTTACCGAACTCGCTTACTTTATCTCTTGGCGGGCTAGTTGCTGGTATCCTGGCAGGCTTTTTAGGAATTGGCGGGGGAACTGTTCTAGTGCCACTAATGGTGGCATTAGGATATACCCCATTACAAGCCGTTGCAACAAGTAGCTTAGCCATCGCGATTACATCGATCTCCGGTAGTATCCAAAACTGGCGTATGGGGTATTTTGATAGTCACCGAGTGCTTTATCTAGGACTTCCAGCCTTATTCACAGCCCAGATTGGAGTTTATTTAGCTAGTAAATTTGCCTCATATCAACTGTTAATTGCTTTTGGCTTGTTACTACTAACTAATATTTATCTTGTAGATTTGAAAAAACGCCTGATTAATCTAACAAATAGAGAACCAACTCACCGGATTAATCCAGCGATCGCTAGAGTTTGTACTGGAGGTGCGGCAGGACTCTTAGCAGGTTTATTCGGTGTAGGGGGTGGTGTCATTATGGTACCAATGCAAATTCTACTACTAGGAGAACCAATTAAGATTGCAATTCAAACAAGCTTGGGTGTAATTATTCTCACAGCTATTTCTGCTTGTCTAGGGCATACTCTTAGTAATAATGTGCTTTTTATTCAAGGTACTCTTTTAGGAATTGGTGGATTATTAGGTGTTCAATTCAGTACTCGTATTCTACCAAAATTACCAGATAATACTGTTAGCATTGTCTTTCGTTTAACATTAGGACTACTATCGCTCTACGTGTTCTGGCAAGCTTGGCAAATTTTACACAGTTAA
- a CDS encoding SLBB domain-containing protein has translation MKTKVSKALTQPVAGLALLAMVATTYPSPSWAQLPAPTAAVQENVEYTLDGGDRIRINVFEVPEYSGDYQIPPGGDLYLPLIGRVIIRGLTQNQAAELVTTRYARFLRRPIVTVSLLAPRPINVVVSGEVISPGSYTVGLQGGAGDNPGVQYPTIVSALTLAQGVTLAADLRQVQLRRSQGGNLPTQIYNIDLTQLVRTGTVDRDLTLRDGDTIFIPTATSINLAELRQFASASFAVPANRPRTVTVVGEVNRPGSYVVLGGGISTAAATDQGGNQGGANNNGLPTVTRAIQLAGGITSEADIRSILIRRPTKSGTEHSISVNLWDLLKTGDVAQDTLVQEGDTIVVATATDINPAEATELADANFSPATIPVSVVGEVKTPGVINLPPNTPMNQAILSAGGFNNARARRNTVELVRLNPDGTVTRRNIETNFAQGINEQTNPRLRANDIVVVNRSGIARIGDTLGTAFGPLGGVINILRFIGF, from the coding sequence ATGAAAACTAAAGTATCTAAAGCCTTAACCCAACCAGTTGCCGGTTTAGCTCTCTTAGCTATGGTTGCAACTACTTATCCATCTCCGAGTTGGGCACAACTTCCAGCCCCAACAGCTGCGGTACAAGAAAACGTAGAGTACACCTTGGATGGTGGCGATCGCATCCGGATCAACGTTTTTGAAGTTCCTGAATATAGCGGTGACTATCAAATTCCCCCTGGTGGCGACCTTTATCTACCCTTAATTGGTCGTGTCATTATCAGAGGGCTGACTCAAAATCAAGCAGCAGAGTTAGTCACAACACGTTACGCTCGCTTCCTGCGACGCCCCATCGTCACAGTTAGTCTTCTCGCCCCTCGCCCGATTAACGTTGTTGTCTCTGGTGAAGTTATTAGTCCTGGCTCCTACACAGTAGGGCTACAAGGCGGGGCTGGTGATAATCCTGGTGTACAATACCCCACCATCGTCAGTGCTTTAACTCTTGCCCAAGGAGTCACGCTGGCGGCAGATTTACGTCAAGTACAACTGCGCCGTTCTCAAGGTGGTAATTTACCTACACAAATTTACAATATCGATCTCACTCAGCTCGTACGCACGGGTACTGTAGATCGCGATCTGACCTTACGCGATGGCGACACTATTTTTATTCCTACCGCAACAAGTATTAACCTAGCCGAATTACGTCAATTCGCCTCTGCTAGTTTTGCTGTACCTGCGAATAGACCCCGTACTGTTACAGTTGTTGGTGAAGTCAACCGTCCTGGTTCTTATGTAGTATTAGGAGGAGGAATTAGTACAGCCGCAGCAACAGATCAGGGTGGCAACCAAGGTGGTGCTAATAATAATGGACTACCCACAGTGACACGCGCAATTCAACTTGCAGGTGGAATTACCTCAGAAGCTGACATCCGCAGTATCTTAATTCGCCGTCCTACCAAATCGGGAACAGAACATTCTATTAGTGTTAATCTTTGGGACTTACTCAAGACAGGTGATGTTGCTCAAGACACACTTGTACAAGAAGGAGACACCATAGTTGTTGCCACTGCAACAGATATCAACCCAGCCGAAGCAACTGAATTGGCTGATGCTAACTTCTCACCAGCTACAATTCCAGTTAGTGTAGTTGGTGAAGTAAAAACTCCTGGAGTGATCAACTTACCGCCTAACACTCCAATGAATCAGGCAATTCTAAGTGCTGGAGGATTTAACAATGCTCGCGCTAGAAGAAATACTGTAGAGTTGGTTCGCCTGAATCCTGATGGTACTGTGACAAGACGGAACATCGAAACGAATTTTGCACAAGGCATCAATGAGCAAACAAATCCTCGCCTGCGTGCTAATGATATTGTCGTTGTCAACCGCTCTGGTATAGCTCGGATCGGCGATACTTTAGGAACCGCTTTTGGACCTTTGGGTGGTGTAATCAACATACTCCGCTTTATCGGCTTCTAA
- a CDS encoding alpha/beta hydrolase → MKFELRGHLLGNRQSWQLTVHGLVCSITLAYGWGGMTSTAFAAERVTLRLGPFEQQVAVSDLEQFAKTGEVSRSLRFYAPILNSQVREFLNRQLQVDPNVADKVVAQVLRSPTGKTVIDSVSAALPNTTVDQLQATVSLAARQFNGLSAISLLRAYPEENITVDASAVVSLALQFNPTYWQSQAIGPLLERELAPVTSNVQFLPRFNPASRGSQTVQQQTLFLTDRQRFRTIPVDLYVSPNSQGPLVVISHGFGSDRKFFASTAEHLASYGFTVAALEHPGSSIKRLGSVSAANDPNEIIPAQEFIHRPQDITFVLNTLARYNQQPGWLQGKFNTQQVTVIGHSLGGYTALALAGGEVNLDAVRQSCRGISALGQAPADWLQCAAGDLPERRLNLRDRRVAQIVALNPLVGSLFGKTGLTQVTVPVLMLGGTEDAVTPVLNHQLRPFNQLQGQKYLITAVGGTHLSIGDLGNLGRAASVRTLVKERWGDETIPLRQLASGAMVAFIKQLTPEAQAYAPFLTPAYAQSLSTTQLPLRLNTELPTTLDPWVGAKTKTNRWMMAVRRVLRGESIVSTGWWLLARS, encoded by the coding sequence ATGAAGTTTGAGCTTAGAGGGCATCTGTTGGGAAATCGCCAATCTTGGCAATTGACAGTTCATGGATTGGTCTGCAGTATTACGCTTGCTTATGGTTGGGGAGGGATGACATCTACTGCTTTCGCGGCAGAACGAGTCACGCTACGGTTAGGACCATTTGAGCAACAAGTTGCCGTTTCGGACTTAGAACAATTTGCCAAAACTGGAGAAGTATCGCGCAGTCTACGTTTTTATGCACCAATTTTGAATTCACAAGTCCGCGAATTTTTGAATCGTCAACTTCAGGTAGACCCAAACGTTGCTGACAAAGTTGTGGCACAGGTGTTGCGATCGCCTACGGGGAAAACGGTTATTGATTCTGTGAGTGCAGCCCTCCCAAATACAACCGTTGATCAACTTCAGGCAACCGTATCACTTGCAGCACGGCAGTTTAACGGACTGAGTGCAATCAGTTTGCTGCGGGCATATCCTGAGGAAAATATTACAGTTGATGCGAGTGCTGTTGTGTCTTTAGCACTGCAATTTAATCCAACTTATTGGCAAAGTCAAGCGATCGGTCCATTGCTGGAACGCGAGTTAGCACCTGTAACCAGTAATGTTCAATTTCTACCAAGGTTCAATCCAGCCTCTCGTGGTTCGCAAACGGTGCAGCAACAGACGTTATTTCTCACAGATCGGCAGCGATTTCGTACAATTCCTGTAGATTTGTATGTGAGTCCCAATTCTCAAGGACCACTAGTTGTGATCTCGCATGGCTTTGGTTCAGATCGCAAATTTTTTGCTTCAACGGCGGAACACTTGGCGTCATACGGTTTTACAGTTGCCGCACTAGAACATCCTGGCAGTAGTATTAAACGTTTGGGTAGTGTATCTGCAGCTAACGATCCTAATGAGATTATTCCGGCGCAAGAGTTTATTCATCGACCACAGGATATCACTTTTGTCTTGAACACACTCGCAAGATACAATCAGCAACCTGGATGGTTACAAGGCAAGTTTAATACGCAGCAAGTTACGGTTATTGGTCACTCGTTGGGTGGTTATACGGCTTTGGCATTGGCTGGAGGCGAGGTGAATTTAGATGCTGTTCGCCAGTCGTGTCGCGGAATCTCGGCGCTAGGACAAGCTCCCGCTGATTGGTTACAATGTGCTGCAGGCGATCTCCCAGAACGGCGATTGAATTTACGCGATCGCCGTGTGGCACAAATTGTTGCTTTGAATCCACTGGTTGGTAGTTTGTTTGGTAAAACAGGTTTAACGCAAGTGACAGTTCCTGTATTAATGCTAGGGGGTACAGAAGACGCAGTCACTCCAGTACTGAACCATCAGTTACGTCCGTTTAATCAGTTGCAGGGTCAAAAATATCTGATTACAGCGGTCGGTGGTACGCATTTGAGTATTGGCGATCTCGGTAATTTGGGTCGTGCAGCAAGTGTGCGAACGCTGGTTAAAGAACGTTGGGGAGACGAAACAATACCTCTACGCCAACTCGCATCCGGGGCAATGGTCGCTTTTATTAAGCAACTGACACCTGAAGCACAGGCTTATGCACCTTTTCTCACACCAGCTTATGCGCAGTCACTTTCTACCACACAACTTCCTTTGCGGTTAAATACCGAACTCCCGACGACACTCGATCCTTGGGTGGGGGCAAAAACAAAAACGAATCGCTGGATGATGGCAGTAAGAAGAGTTTTAAGGGGTGAAAGTATTGTCTCTACTGGTTGGTGGCTTTTGGCTAGGAGTTAG